AGCATTTGCCTGTATTTTGCCAGCCACCTGATCGAGAAAAGCTGGTGCAGCATGGCCTCGAACAAGTCATTGCCATCGAAGAGGCGTATACATGGCAAGGTATTCACCTGCATCGGACAGGTGGTCAACACGGAACAGGGGAAATTGGACAGCAAATGGGGCAAGTATCTGGCTTCGTTCTACAGCGAGCTGGTGAGCAGACGCTGTATGTGGCGGGGGATACGATTTGGTGTGAGGAAGTGGAACAGGCCATCGCTGAATATCGTCCGGATACGATCGTTGTTTTCGCAGGTGCGGCCCGGTTCTTGACGGGAGACCCGATCACGATGACGAAGGAGGATATCGTCCATGTCGCAAATGCCGTACCCGACAGCCGAATTCTCGTTGCCCACATGGAGACGTGGAACCATTGCTTGCTCAGCCGCCGGGAATTGAATGAATGTTTGCAGGAAAAACAGCTGTCTGGACGTGTACATGTTCCGCAGGATGGCGAAATCATCTCTTTTCAATGACGAACCGAATCGTAATAAAAAACAAAAGCTCCGCAGGCTATAGCGGGGCTTTTGACGTTGTCGAAAAAAAGGCTTAACCATCATTTGACAAACAAAAATGAACGTAATAAACTATTTTTACGTAAATGATTAATGTCATGAGGTGTTGTTGTGGCGCACGAACAACTGGAAACATATGTAGTCGAGAAGCCGGAACAGGCGATGGCGCTATTGAACCCGCTCCGTGCCGAGATTTTAAGCCGTTTGGCAGAGCCTGCTTCAGCAGCAGAAGTAGCGCGTGGTATCAATGAAATCCCGCAGCGTGTCAATTATCACTTGAAGGCCTTGGAAAAGGTTGGATTGGTTAGGCGGGTAGGGAGTCGACAGGTGCGCAATCTCGTCGAGGTGCTTTATTTGGCGATTGCGCGGACGTATGTGCTCTCGGAAGGACTGAACTGGGGCAATGATACCGTTCAGCAAATGAAGGATCAAGGGTCGCTGTCTCATCTGGTCCAGACAGCAGAACGAATCAAGCGGGATGCCATGCTCTTGCTGGAGCGCTCCGATCAAGAGGTGGAGGTTCCGAGCGCCTCACTGAATGCGAGCATTCAGCTAGCCAGTGCGGAACAGCGCAGTGCTTTTGTAGAGGAATACGTCCAACTGGTGAATCAGCTTGTGGCGAAGTATCAGCCAAAAGAAAAAGGACAAGAGACGTATCAGGTCGTTCTTGCGGTTTATCCAAAACAAGGAGGAGACGAGGCATGAAGGCACACGTTGTGGAGTCAAACAAGTCCAAACCCGTAATCGTTTGGGAAAATCGTATCCAGCCACAATCTGATCAGGTCATTGCCATGCCGAGCCGAAACGGAAATGGAGTTGTGGTCGAAAGAGAAGCTGCTGTTCAGACATGGTCAGTGGGTCCGGCGAGTAATCCGGCAGTGGTGACGCAGGTTTCATCTGGATTTAACAAAAAATCAATGGCGGTTCCACAAGCAACCAGCATGCGAATGGCAGCGTAAAAAGTTGAGCGTAAACAAACGAAGGAGGGTTTTTCATGAATCTCATTCCGGTAGTAGTCGAGCAAACGAGTTATGGAGAGAGGTCCTATGACATTTACTCCCGGTTGTTGAAGGATCGCATCATTTTTCTCGGAAGTGCCATCGATGATCAGGTAGCCAATGCAGTCGTAGCTCAGTTGCTGTTCCTAGCAGCAGAGGACCCGAAAAAAGACATTCACTTATATATCAATTCGCCCGGAGGCTCTGTCACAGCAGGGATGGCGATTATCGATACGATGAAGTTTGTGGCACCTGATGTGTCCACGATCTGCACTGGAATGGCAGCGTCTATGGGCGCGATGCTTCTCGTAGCAGGAGCGCCCGGCAAACGGTACGCGCTGCCCAATGCAGAAGTCATGCTCCACCAGCCGTGGGGAGGCAGTCAAGGACAGGCGAGCGATATTAAGATCGCAGCAGATCGTATCATGCGACATCGCCACATGCTGTATACGATCATCTCGGAGCGGACGGGAAAAACAGTCGAGCAAATCGAAAAAGATGCAGACCGCGACTATTTCCTTACCGCCGCAGAGGCGCTTGAATACGGCTTGATTGATAAAGTGATCGAAAAATTATAGAGATGGGGATAGAGGGTAAAGTGGCTTTTAAGCTTGGAGTTTAGCGTACCGAATGTTTGAACCGTCAGGGATTTTTCCTGACGTTTTTTTCTGCATACGAACGTGTTTAAAGGATTAAGTTTTACCGACTTGTTCTAGGAAGTTGTTCAATTGCTCCATAGCGTTGTTAACATTCATAAAAAAGATATCGATATCCGTAACGGTATACTTTTCAAGTAATTTCTCAGGTTTCGTAATTAATGTGTATAGATTTATACCTGTCTCATCCTGCTCTTGCTCAGGGTATACATAGATGAGTAGATCGTCAATTCGCTCTCTTAGCTCAATGATTTCATTTGCGGTGAGTTTTGCAGCTATATGTTCTTCTGTCAACAAATCATTAAGCTGCCTTGTGAGTTGGGTCAATTTGCGATTCGCGTCAAATAATTTTGCGATGGTTTGCTCGTTGTAGTGTTTTGCAAGGTAGAGCGAGATGATATTTTCTACACTTTCATAAATTTTCATCCTGCTATTTCCTTGTTTATACCCATTAACATACATTTGAAGTGATTCTAATGTGATTTCTTTTCCATTGGCATTACCTAAAAAATCACTGATAGATCCTACGTATCTATAGTTATTAAATACATTTTCTGAGTAGGTGTATGCAAGCATGCGGATTTCATCTTCACTGATGTCGGCTGCATCCTTATTGCATCCGGAGGTCACCAACACTAGCATCAAGGATAGCATGATTAGTATCTTTTTCATGATTTGTCGCCTCCTAAAAATAAAAAGATGACAAAGAGCATCAATTTTCTGACCAGTTTAACACCTTCATTTTAACATCACTTTGCCCCGATATTTGCCAGCCCGTCAGGATTTTTCCTGGCGGTCTTTTGTTTGCACATCAAAGTGTTTAAAGGAAAGAGGAGCCGGGTATGAACAAGAGTATCAGATGACGGGAGGCACATCTTGTGAAAATCAGAACAAAAATCATCCTGGCTTTTGGTGTCATATTGGCAGTCATGTTCGGTTCAGGTACGTATATGCACCTGCAAATGCTAGCAATGAAGGCATCCTACACCCAGATTATCGAAGAGGAAAAATTATTGACGGATCTGCGTGAAATGCAGTTTATCATGACAGGTCGAAATAATGACGAAAGAGCCTACTTGTTAACAGGCGATGAAGAATTTCGGAAGGAATTGAAGGGAAAGGCAGCAAAGGTGGACAGCTTGTTTGCCAAAATGAACAGTACTCTAGAGTCTTCTCACCATCGTGAAAAAATGGAGGAGGCAATGGGACTGTACAAGTCCTTTCTGGAGTCGAGTGATAAAGCGGTAGAGGCACAGGATAATGGGCTACATAAAGAAGCTATCGCGCATCATTTCGGCCAGGAGCGGCAATCGAGAATAACACTGGATTCGGTTGTGAGTGGACTGGTCGAAGAGGTGCGTAATGAAATCGAAGTAGATAGACAGGAGCTGGAGGAGAACGAAGGAATTTCGGCTATGATCCAGTTGTTTTTTAATGCAGTGGGAATTCTCGTCGCGATTGTGGTCGGCGGTTTTCTAATTCGATCGATTGTGGCACCGCTGCATCGGGTGAACAAACAGCTACATGAGATCGCTGATGGAAAAGGAGATTTGACGCAAGAGTTGACCGTCTTTTCCAAAGACGAGATTGGACAGTTGGCAGGCTCATTCAACCGGATGCTAGCCAATTTACGAGAGCTGATTTCTCAGGTTCGTGGACATGCCCAACAGGTTGCAGCCGCGGCTGAACAATTGACAGCGAGCTCGAAGCAAACGAGCCAAGCTACAGAACAGATCGCCATCACGATCCAGGAAATGACGGAAGGAACGGACAGACAATCCCAAAACGTAGAAGAGAGTCAGCAAGAAGTCGAGGAAATATCCGCAGGAATTGAAAAAATTGCGGAACGTGCCCAAAGCGTGTCTGCTGCGGCTGCCAGTACCTCAGAGCTGGCGACAGAGGGGGATCGAACCATCCAGCAGTCGGTTTCCCAGATGAACGGGATCGGAGAAACGATGGAGAATTTGACTGCACTGGTAGGTGGCTTGGGAAAACGCTCCGAGCAAATCGGTCAAATCGTCGAAGTCATTACGCAAATTTCAGGTCAGACGAATCTATTGGCATTGAATGCCGCCATCGAAGCGGCGAGGGCTGGCGAACATGGCAGAGGCTTTGCTGTCGTGGCGGATGAAGTACGAAAGCTGGCAGAGCAGGCATCTGCATCAGCACAAGAAATCTCCCAACTGGTAGCGTCGATCCAGATGGAGACGACCAACGCAGTCCTCACGATGGAAAAAGGCTCTCAAGAAGTAGCAGATGGGATGGGTGGCGTCGCAAGAGCAGGAGAAGCGTTCTCTCAAATTCGCGATGCTGTTGTAGGCGTGACGAATGAAATTCAAGAGGTATCGATTGCTGCACATACTCTTACGGAAAGTACAGGCAAGGTCGGACAATCGATGCAGATGATCGCGACTGTCGCGCAATCGGCAGTCTCTCACTCGGTGGAAGTCTCGTCAGCTACAGAAGAACAGCTTGCTTCGATGGAGGAAATCTACGCCTCGGCGGCATCACTTGCGAGCCTCGCGGATGATTTGGAAAAACTGATAGGCCATTTCAAGGTATAAAGCTTCGTCACAGGATACACCCCTTAGAATCGACAGAAAGATTCTGAGGGGTGTTTTTTCGTTTACGCCAATTTCCACAAAGCCAATCTTCGATACACGAGAAAAACCACGAGATTCACTGCTTAGCTTGGCGAAAGTGGGGGATGAAGCTGCTCTGGGAAGTAAGGGCTTTGTTGCTTTTTGAGTTAAATTTCTCGATATTTTTATAGAACATATGTTCTTATTGTGGTAAACTCTTCCTGTGTGGAGGTCATCGCCATACTCTGTAATCGTGGAAGATGAGTCTGTCACAGCGCCTCTAGTTGCGCTATGATAAGGCTTACGCGTTAAAAGGCGGAGGGGAAAGTATGAAACGATTCCGATTTGATCAGCAAGTAGGCAAAATAATTGATCGCTATAATTCCGTCCAGGCGACGATTTCTCGTGTCATGCGCACACCTGATTCCGTTTCAATAGGATGTATCCATTTGGAGGCAGGCGGGATTGTCGGTTATCATCCGGCGACTTGCCCTCAGCTTTTTCTCGTGGTGAATGGTGAAGGCTGGGTACGCGGTGAAGGTACAGAGCGTATCCCGATCCAGAGTGGTCAGGCGGCATTCTGGATCACAGGTGAAGGGCACGAATCAGGCAGTGAAACCGGAATGACTGCCATTGTGATCGAAGGAGATGGGCTCGATCCGGAGAGCTTCATGTCCTTGTTGGAGACATAACGCTTGTATGTATGATGGTACTGGTTTGCCATTCCACCAACCGTACATAAGCTCCCAAGACTCCCCAAGAAAGACGGTGTGAAAGGCAAATGACATGGAAAACACATATGGTACTCGGTGCCATTGCAGGCTACTGTGCCTATCCTTCGTGGAAGGGTAGTGTCATTGGTGCAACGATGGCACTTGTACCCGATATCGATCAAGCAAATAGCAAGCTCGGAAACTTGATGGGACCTTTGTCCAAAATGCTGCAAAAAGGATTCGGTCATCGTACGGTGACACATTCATGGGTGATTTTATTCCTTCCGTTCCTGCTGTTCGGCGATTCTTTGGCTGCCATGGCAGCGCTTTGGGGGATTTTGTCCCATCTGGTCAGTGATATGTTGGTGGGACGCATTCAGTTATTGTGGCCGTTGCGAGTGGGATGGCTCGGCAT
The window above is part of the Brevibacillus brevis NBRC 100599 genome. Proteins encoded here:
- a CDS encoding MBL fold metallo-hydrolase; this translates as MQIQLVRHATLRVEYAGQTFLVDPMFSSKGELPAVPNTPNQRPNPGVELPISVEEVLAGVDAVLVTHTHFDHLDEAAIRLLPKHLPVFCQPPDREKLVQHGLEQVIAIEEAYTWQGIHLHRTGGQHGTGEIGQQMGQVSGFVLQRAGEQTLYVAGDTIWCEEVEQAIAEYRPDTIVVFAGAARFLTGDPITMTKEDIVHVANAVPDSRILVAHMETWNHCLLSRRELNECLQEKQLSGRVHVPQDGEIISFQ
- a CDS encoding winged helix-turn-helix domain-containing protein, yielding MAHEQLETYVVEKPEQAMALLNPLRAEILSRLAEPASAAEVARGINEIPQRVNYHLKALEKVGLVRRVGSRQVRNLVEVLYLAIARTYVLSEGLNWGNDTVQQMKDQGSLSHLVQTAERIKRDAMLLLERSDQEVEVPSASLNASIQLASAEQRSAFVEEYVQLVNQLVAKYQPKEKGQETYQVVLAVYPKQGGDEA
- the clpP gene encoding ATP-dependent Clp endopeptidase proteolytic subunit ClpP, translating into MNLIPVVVEQTSYGERSYDIYSRLLKDRIIFLGSAIDDQVANAVVAQLLFLAAEDPKKDIHLYINSPGGSVTAGMAIIDTMKFVAPDVSTICTGMAASMGAMLLVAGAPGKRYALPNAEVMLHQPWGGSQGQASDIKIAADRIMRHRHMLYTIISERTGKTVEQIEKDADRDYFLTAAEALEYGLIDKVIEKL
- a CDS encoding methyl-accepting chemotaxis protein — its product is MKIRTKIILAFGVILAVMFGSGTYMHLQMLAMKASYTQIIEEEKLLTDLREMQFIMTGRNNDERAYLLTGDEEFRKELKGKAAKVDSLFAKMNSTLESSHHREKMEEAMGLYKSFLESSDKAVEAQDNGLHKEAIAHHFGQERQSRITLDSVVSGLVEEVRNEIEVDRQELEENEGISAMIQLFFNAVGILVAIVVGGFLIRSIVAPLHRVNKQLHEIADGKGDLTQELTVFSKDEIGQLAGSFNRMLANLRELISQVRGHAQQVAAAAEQLTASSKQTSQATEQIAITIQEMTEGTDRQSQNVEESQQEVEEISAGIEKIAERAQSVSAAAASTSELATEGDRTIQQSVSQMNGIGETMENLTALVGGLGKRSEQIGQIVEVITQISGQTNLLALNAAIEAARAGEHGRGFAVVADEVRKLAEQASASAQEISQLVASIQMETTNAVLTMEKGSQEVADGMGGVARAGEAFSQIRDAVVGVTNEIQEVSIAAHTLTESTGKVGQSMQMIATVAQSAVSHSVEVSSATEEQLASMEEIYASAASLASLADDLEKLIGHFKV
- a CDS encoding metal-dependent hydrolase, which gives rise to MTWKTHMVLGAIAGYCAYPSWKGSVIGATMALVPDIDQANSKLGNLMGPLSKMLQKGFGHRTVTHSWVILFLPFLLFGDSLAAMAALWGILSHLVSDMLVGRIQLLWPLRVGWLGIPVSKSMYRTVDRIVFYVAIVYIVIKGYQ